The genomic interval CGAGGACCGCTACGGCTTCTACAAGGCAGACGGCGACCTGTGCCTCAAGATGTGGGAGGCCGGCTTCGAGGTGGTGGACTGCCCCGGCGCGTACGTGGAGCACTTCGAGGGCGCGAACCGGGCCGTTCGCAAGAGCAACCGCGAGCTGCTGGCGCGGGACCGCGAAGCGTATCGTCAGCGCTGGGAGGGCATTTTCTGGGATCCAGAAGGCCCTGAGCTGCGTGACCAGTTGACGGCCGCGTTTGACGACCCGCACCGCACGGCCAGCCGCTTCCCGAGCGACGCGCCGCCCCTGCCAAAGCGCCTGGTGCGCCGGGCCGGCTCGACCGGCAAGCGCGCGCTCGGCCACCTGACCCGGCTGGTCAATGCCTAGCGCCGCGCGACTGCTCAAGCGGCTGCTGTCACGCCCAAGCGCCCCGCAGCCCGATCCGCTCCCGTCCGGCCACATCCTGCCAGACTGGAACGCCCTGCTCGACACCGACCGCGCCCTCTGGGAGCGCGCGAAAGCTCAGGCTCAGGCCGGCCCGGGCGTGCTGCTCGCCACGAACGTCGGCGGGCACTCGCCGGCCACGGTCGTCGAGAGCGTCCTGGCCGTGGCGCTGACGCTGCGCGGCGCACGCGTCCACACGCTCGTCTGCGACAAGGTCATGCCGGCGTGCCTGCGAGCGCAGGCGGACAACGTCCTCGATCCCGGCGTCTTCTCTCGCTACGAGCTGCCAGAGAAGCTGTGCGGCAGTTGCTACCCCATCGGCGAGCACGTTTACGGGCCGCTCGGGCTGCCGCACCACCGATTCTCGGAGCTGCTCTCGCCGGACGAGCAGCGGGCCTGCCGCGCACTGGCCGACTCGACGCCCTACGAGGCGATCCCTGGCGCCATCGTGGACGGGCTGCCCATCGGGGAGCAGGCCTACGCCGGGGCGCTCCGCTACTTCGCGCGGGGCGACCTGGACGACGAGCCGTACGGCGAGAGCGTGCTGCGCCGCTACTTCGAGGCCTCGTTGCAGGCCGCCAGCGTGACCCGCTCGCTGCTCGCCACCCGCCGATTCGAGGCCGCCTGTATGCACCACGGCATCTACGTGCCCCAGGGCGTCAGCAGCGCCGTCGCGCGGCAGCTTGGCGTGCGCGTCTCGACCTGGAACCCGGCCTACCGCAGCAACTGCTTCATCTTCAGCCTACACGACACCTACCACCACACCCTGTTGGACGAGCCGACGGAGTCGTGGGACACGATGCCCTGGACCGCCCAGATGGAAGAGCAGATCCTGAACTACCTCAAGAGCCGCTGGTCCGGCTCGCGTGACTGGATCTGGTTCCACGACCGTCCAGACGAGGACTTTGCGAAGTACGCCGCCGAGATCGGGCTGGACCTCGGGAAGCCGATCGTCGGGATGCTCTCCAACGTCATCTGGGACGCGCAACTGCACTACCGTGCCAACGCCTTCCCGACTATGCTCGCCTGGGTGATCGAGACGATCCGGTACTTCGAGCGGCGGCCAGACCTCCAGCTGCTGCTGCGGGTCCACCCCGCCGAGCTGCGGGGCACGGCACGCTCGCGCCAGCCGCTGGTGGACGAGATCGCGCGGGCATTCCCGACGCTCCCGCCCAACGTCTTCATCATCCCGCCAGAGTCACAGGTCTCGACCTACGCCGCGATGGCCCAGGCGAACGCCGTCATCATCTTCGGCACCAAGACCGGCGTCGAGCTGACCTCGATGGGTATTCCCGTGATCGTGGCCGGCGAGGCCTGGATTCGGAACAAGGGGCTGACCCTCGACGCCAGCTCGGCGGCCGGCTACTTCGAGATCCTCGACGGCCTGCCACTGGCCGCGCGGATGCCGGCCGAACAGGTCGCCCGCGCCCGCAAGTACGCCTACCATTTCTTCTTCCGGCGGATGGTCCCGCTGGAGTTCATGGAGGTGACCGGCGCGTGGCCGCCCTACCGCGTGGCGCTCGAATCGCTCGGCGACCTGCTGCCTGGGCGGCACGCCGGGCTGGACATCATCTGCGACGGCATCCTGAACGGCTCGCCGTTCATCTACCCGGCCGAGGAGCTGGGCGTTCATGACCGCTGACGCCTTGCTGGATCGACTGGGCCGGCTGCCGGTCGGTCGGCTGGTGTCGCCAGCGCGCCGCCGCTGGCTGTTGAAGCTGCTGCAGCGGCGCGCGCGTCGGTACGGCTATTCGCTGGTGCCGGCCCCGCCGCCAACGGCTGGCGTGGCACAGTGGGACATCTGGACGTGGGTGCGCGCCACCTCGACCATCCGGACCGTCGTAGACATCGGCGCGAACGACGGCGTCTACGCCCGCTACCTGAACGAGTTCTTTCGCCCGGCCGCCGTGCACGCGTTCGAGCCGCTGCCCGGCTGCCAGCCGAAGCTCGCCGCGCTGAAGCGGGAGATGCCAAACGTCACGCTGCATCAACTGGCGCTCTCCGATCGCGCTGGCGAGGCGACGTTCTACAGCAACGAGTATGCGCCGGCCTCTTCGCTGCTCGAAGTGAGCGCCGTGTCCCGCCGCGCCTTCCCCGAGACCGAGCGCGCGACGGCCACCGCCGTCCAGGTGGCGCGCCTCGACGACGTGCTGCCAGCAGACTCGCTCGAACGCGACATCCTGGTCAAGATCGACGTCCAGGGCGTCGAGGACCGGGTGATCCGGGGCGGGCGCGCGCTCTTCTCGGCGGCATCCGTCGTGCTGATCGAGATGGCCTTCGTCGCCGTCTACGAGAACCAGCCGCTCTTCGAGGAAGTCCACACCCTGCTCGCCGGGTGCGGCCTGCGGCTGGCCGGCTTCAAGAATCAGATCGACGACGCCGAGAGCGGCCAGCCCCTCTTCGCGCACTGCCTGTACCGCCGCCCCGACCACCGAACGCCAGACTGACCTGGGAGCCATCGTTGCGGCCTGCTACCGTCTTCCCCGATCGTGGCCGGTTCGGCCGGTACGTCGGCCATGTCCTATCATCCTCTGCGCGATTCCAGACCGAAAGCCGTAGGTAGACGCTCCTTGCTGGTGAACTCGCTCGATTCAGGACCGGCCTGTCGCGCGGATCGGCCGCCGCGAGGCCGCTCGTGAACCCGATCATCCGCCGAGCGCGGACCGCTGTCGCCCGGGCGCTGGGACGCCGACGCAAGGGTGTGCCGACAGCGCACGATCCGCGCTTCCCGGACTGGCAACAGATCCTGGCCGCCAACCGCGAGCAGTGGGACGCTGCCCGGCGGCGCGCGGCCGGCGGCCCGCCGGTGCTGGTCGCCAGCACGGTCGGCGGGTACGGCGCCGGCTCGGTGTTCGAGAGTATGCTGTCTGTGGCGCTGACCCTGCGGGGCGCGCGCGTGCACACCCTGCTCTGCGACCGCGCCCTGCCCGGCTGCCAGCGGGCCGAGTACACGGACGTGCCAGACCCGCGCGTGCTGGTGGACTACCAGTTGCCGGACCGCCTCTGCGATGGCTGTTTCGCCACCGGCCGCTACAACTTCGCGCCGCTCGGCCTGAGCGACCACCGGGTCGGGGCGCTGGCGTCGCGGGCTGAGAAACACGAGGCCCGTCGCATCGCGAACGAGACCCCCATCGGCGAGATCCGGGACTTCGCCTGGAATGGCCTGAACATCGGCGAGCACGCCTACGCTGGCGCGCTCCGCTACTTCGCGCGGGGCGACCTGGAAGCTGAGGCGCTGGGCGAGCCGGTCCTGCGCCGCTACCTGGAAGCCTCGATCCTGATGGCCGCCGCCTCAACCCGGTTGATCCAGCAGGAAGGCATCCAGATCGCCGCGTTCAACCACGGGCTGTACGTGCCGCAGGGCGTCCTCGGGGAGGTCTGCCGGCGGCTCGGCGTGCGGGTTGCCAACTGGAACCCGGCCTACCGCACCTCCTGCTTCATCTTCAGCCACGGCGACACCTATCACCACACGCTGATGGCCGAGCCAACCGAAGCCTGGGACACGATGGCGTGGACGCCGGCGCTCGAAGCCCAGATTCAGGCGTACCTGAAGAGTCGGTGGTCGGGCTCGCGGGACTGGATCTGGTTCCACGACGAGCCAGACGAGGATTTCGCGGCGTATGCCCGCGAGGTCGGCCTGGATCTCAAGAAGCCGATCGTTGGGCTGCTCACCAACGTGATGTGGGACGCCCAGCTGCACTACCCGGCCAACGCCTTCCCGAGCATGCTGGACTGGGTGCTCCGCACCATCGAGTGGTTCAAGGGCCGTCCCGATCTCCAGCTGCTGATTCGGGTGCATCCCGCCGAGATCCGAGGGACAGCCCGCTCGCGGCAGCCCCTGGTGCCGGAGATCGAGAAGGCGTTCCCAGACCTGCCGCCGAACGTCTTCATCATCCCGCCCGAGTCGCAGATCTCGACCTACGCCGCCGTGGCGACCGTGAACGCGGCCATCATCTACGGCACCAAGACGGGCGTCGAGCTGACCTCGTCCGGCATCCCGACCATCGTGGCGGGCGAGGCCTGGATCCGAAACAAGGGCATCACCCTGGACGCCTCGTCCCCAGACGACTATTTCGGCATCCTCGACACGCTGCCGCTCGCGGGCCGGATGCCGCCCGAGCAGATCGAACGGGCCCGCCAGTACGCCTTTCACTTCTTCTTCCGACGGATGGTGCCGGTGCCGGCGATGGTCCCCACCAAAGCCGTTCCGCCGTTCCGCGTCGCCATCGACTCGCTGGACGATCTGCTGCCCGGCAAGCAGCCGGGCCTGGACATCATCTGTGACGGCATCCTGCGCGGCTCGCCGTTCATCTACCCGGCCGAGACCTACGGGCTCCACGACGATGGACGGTAGGCGGCTGGCGCGTGGGGCGCGACGCGTCGTGCGACGCCTCGCGCACGAGGTCAAGGAGCAGGTCCGCCCGACCCCTCCCCCGCCCTCCCCCGTCGAGCTGTATCTCGCAGGCGGGCGCGTGCCCTGGAGCGAGGGCTACGGGCGGTATCGGCGTGAGGTGACCGTCAAGGCCCTCAACGACCCTGACCTGATGCGTCGGTTCCGCGGCGGCGAGCCGCTCCCCGAGGGCTACGGCAGCAAGCTCGACGAGCGCGTGGTTGAGTATCCGTGGGTGCTCTCGCGGCTGCCTGACGGCCCGGGCACGCTGCTCGACGCCGGCTCGACGCTCAGCTATCCGTTTACACTGGAGCTGGCGTCCGTGGCGGCCAAGAAGCTGGTGGTGGTGACACTCGCGCCCCCCGCCCACATGGCCCACGCCGCCAACGTCTCGTACCTGTTCGACGACCTCCGCAATCTGATGCTGCGCGACGCCGTGTTTGATACCGTGGTATGCATCAGCACGCTGGAGCACATCGGCCTGGACAACACGCAGCTCTACTCCGAGGATGCCCGCTTCGCCGAGCACAACCTGTCCGGCTACCAGCCGGCCCTGGACGAGTTGCGCCGCGTCCTGAAGCCGGGCGGCACGCTGCTGCTGACGGTGCCCTTCGGCAAAGCCGAAGACCACGGCTGGCTGCAGCAGTTCGACCGTGACGGGATCGGGCGGATCGTCGGGCGGTTCGGCGGCGCGCTGGTCAGCGAGGCGTACTTCGCGCATGGGCCGGCCGGCTGGCAGGTCACGACTGCCGAGGCCTGCGCCGACGCTCACTACTTCAACGTCCACGCCAGCAAGGAGCCGGCCCCGGACGGCGCCGCCGCCGCGCGCGCGGTGTGCTGCCTGGAGCTGGTCAAATCGTGAGCACCCCACCGGGCGGCAGCACGGGCCAGAGTCCCCCGACGGGCCAGAGTCCGCTGACGGTGGCGATCAACGCCCAGGTGAACCCGGCCAACGCCGGCGGCGTCGAGTCAGCGCTCCAGGGGCTGATCACCTACCTCAGCGAGCTGCCGCTGGAGGAGCGCTATCTGCTGCTCTCGACGGTCAAGTACGCGCCGTCGATGGAGAAGCTGGCGGCCGGCAAGCTCCAGGTCGTCCCCTGGCCCTTCCCGCAGAAGGCGTACGCGCCATACCGCAGCATGACGCGGCGCTGGTCGCGGTGGCAGGCGCGGGCCGGCGCGCTCGGGCCGGGTGTGGACGCCCTGCACTGGAGCTGGTGGCAGGCCCGCCGCGCGATGGCCCGCAACCCGAACGCCCGCCAGTCGGACGCCTTCCTGCACTCCCGCGGGGTCTCGGTGGTGCATTTCGCCTACGGCGTCCGCTTCGGCACCACGCTGCCGTTCCTGTACGAGCCGTGGGACTTGCAGCACCGTCACTATCCAGAGTTCTTCAAGCCGGGCGAGTGGGAGTGGCGCGACCAGCTGTACCGTGAGGGGTGCGAGCAGGCGACGCTGGTCGTCACGGCGACACGCTGGACGAAGCGCGACATCATCGAGCAGTACAAGATCCCGGCCGAGCGGATCGCCGTGATCCCACGCGGCCCCTGGGTGACGCCGACCATGCCCGGCCCGCGCGATGTCGAGAAGGTCCGCAAGCAGTACGGGCTGCCGAGCAAGTTCGCGTTCTACCCGGCGATGAGCTTCCCGCACAAGAACCATCTGCGGCTGTTCGAGGCCCTGGCGATCCTGCGCGACCGCCACGGCCTGACGCTGCCGCTGGTCTGCACCGGCCGCCAGTACGAACCGTACTGGCCGGAGCTGCTGGCCGGCGTCGAGCGGTTCAACCTGCAACGTCAGGTCTTCCTGCTGGAGTCGGTGCCGGCCGACACGTTGGCGGCCATCTTCAAGTCCGCGTCGCTGCTGGTGTTCCCATCGCTGTTCGAGGGGCTGGGGCTGCCAGTGATCGAAGCCCTGGAGTACGAGTTGCCGGTGGTGTCGTCGCGGGCGACCTGCCTGCCGGAGGTGGCCGGCGACGCTGCGCTCTACTTCGACGGCAGCGACGTGGATTCGATCGTCGATGCCCTGCTGCGGGCCGAACGCGATCCAGACTCGCTCAAGGCCGCCAGACGGGCCGCGCCGGCCGCCCTCGCCCGATTCTCCTGGCCGAAAGCGGCCCAGACGTTCATCGCCTGCTACCGGGCGGTGGGCGGCGCGCCACTGACGGCGGAGCAGCAAGCCCTCTATCAGGAAGCCATCGAAGCATGAATGCTGCGCCGTTGACGCTGTCGCCTGTCGATCCTTCTGTCAAACTCGCCGTCGTGCTTGGCACCTACAACCGCCTCGACAGTCTCAAGATCTGCATCGACAGTATCGTTGCCCAGACACGGACGCCGACCATCGTCTACGTGTCCGATGCCGGTTCCACGGATGGCACCGTCGAGTAC from Chloroflexota bacterium carries:
- a CDS encoding capsular biosynthesis protein, with the translated sequence MALTLRGARVHTLVCDKVMPACLRAQADNVLDPGVFSRYELPEKLCGSCYPIGEHVYGPLGLPHHRFSELLSPDEQRACRALADSTPYEAIPGAIVDGLPIGEQAYAGALRYFARGDLDDEPYGESVLRRYFEASLQAASVTRSLLATRRFEAACMHHGIYVPQGVSSAVARQLGVRVSTWNPAYRSNCFIFSLHDTYHHTLLDEPTESWDTMPWTAQMEEQILNYLKSRWSGSRDWIWFHDRPDEDFAKYAAEIGLDLGKPIVGMLSNVIWDAQLHYRANAFPTMLAWVIETIRYFERRPDLQLLLRVHPAELRGTARSRQPLVDEIARAFPTLPPNVFIIPPESQVSTYAAMAQANAVIIFGTKTGVELTSMGIPVIVAGEAWIRNKGLTLDASSAAGYFEILDGLPLAARMPAEQVARARKYAYHFFFRRMVPLEFMEVTGAWPPYRVALESLGDLLPGRHAGLDIICDGILNGSPFIYPAEELGVHDR
- a CDS encoding FkbM family methyltransferase, translating into MTADALLDRLGRLPVGRLVSPARRRWLLKLLQRRARRYGYSLVPAPPPTAGVAQWDIWTWVRATSTIRTVVDIGANDGVYARYLNEFFRPAAVHAFEPLPGCQPKLAALKREMPNVTLHQLALSDRAGEATFYSNEYAPASSLLEVSAVSRRAFPETERATATAVQVARLDDVLPADSLERDILVKIDVQGVEDRVIRGGRALFSAASVVLIEMAFVAVYENQPLFEEVHTLLAGCGLRLAGFKNQIDDAESGQPLFAHCLYRRPDHRTPD
- a CDS encoding capsule biosynthesis protein, with the protein product MGRRRKGVPTAHDPRFPDWQQILAANREQWDAARRRAAGGPPVLVASTVGGYGAGSVFESMLSVALTLRGARVHTLLCDRALPGCQRAEYTDVPDPRVLVDYQLPDRLCDGCFATGRYNFAPLGLSDHRVGALASRAEKHEARRIANETPIGEIRDFAWNGLNIGEHAYAGALRYFARGDLEAEALGEPVLRRYLEASILMAAASTRLIQQEGIQIAAFNHGLYVPQGVLGEVCRRLGVRVANWNPAYRTSCFIFSHGDTYHHTLMAEPTEAWDTMAWTPALEAQIQAYLKSRWSGSRDWIWFHDEPDEDFAAYAREVGLDLKKPIVGLLTNVMWDAQLHYPANAFPSMLDWVLRTIEWFKGRPDLQLLIRVHPAEIRGTARSRQPLVPEIEKAFPDLPPNVFIIPPESQISTYAAVATVNAAIIYGTKTGVELTSSGIPTIVAGEAWIRNKGITLDASSPDDYFGILDTLPLAGRMPPEQIERARQYAFHFFFRRMVPVPAMVPTKAVPPFRVAIDSLDDLLPGKQPGLDIICDGILRGSPFIYPAETYGLHDDGR
- a CDS encoding class I SAM-dependent methyltransferase; its protein translation is MRRLAHEVKEQVRPTPPPPSPVELYLAGGRVPWSEGYGRYRREVTVKALNDPDLMRRFRGGEPLPEGYGSKLDERVVEYPWVLSRLPDGPGTLLDAGSTLSYPFTLELASVAAKKLVVVTLAPPAHMAHAANVSYLFDDLRNLMLRDAVFDTVVCISTLEHIGLDNTQLYSEDARFAEHNLSGYQPALDELRRVLKPGGTLLLTVPFGKAEDHGWLQQFDRDGIGRIVGRFGGALVSEAYFAHGPAGWQVTTAEACADAHYFNVHASKEPAPDGAAAARAVCCLELVKS
- a CDS encoding glycosyltransferase family 4 protein encodes the protein MSTPPGGSTGQSPPTGQSPLTVAINAQVNPANAGGVESALQGLITYLSELPLEERYLLLSTVKYAPSMEKLAAGKLQVVPWPFPQKAYAPYRSMTRRWSRWQARAGALGPGVDALHWSWWQARRAMARNPNARQSDAFLHSRGVSVVHFAYGVRFGTTLPFLYEPWDLQHRHYPEFFKPGEWEWRDQLYREGCEQATLVVTATRWTKRDIIEQYKIPAERIAVIPRGPWVTPTMPGPRDVEKVRKQYGLPSKFAFYPAMSFPHKNHLRLFEALAILRDRHGLTLPLVCTGRQYEPYWPELLAGVERFNLQRQVFLLESVPADTLAAIFKSASLLVFPSLFEGLGLPVIEALEYELPVVSSRATCLPEVAGDAALYFDGSDVDSIVDALLRAERDPDSLKAARRAAPAALARFSWPKAAQTFIACYRAVGGAPLTAEQQALYQEAIEA